A region of the Gemmatimonadales bacterium genome:
GCCGCCAAGCGACGCGACTCCTTCCTGGATCCGCGCCCCGCCGGAATCGTTGAGACCGATGATCGGCGCGCCGTTTCGTACGGCGAGATCCATCACCTTGCAGATCTTCGCGGCATTGGTCTCCGACAGCGACCCGCCGATGACGGTGAAGTCCTGTGAGAAGATGTAGACCAGCCGTCCGTCGATCCTCCCCCATCCGGCCACCACGCCGTCACCGAGTGGTCGTTTCTCGCCCATGCCGAAGTCGGTGGTACGGTGGGTGACAAAGCGATCGAGTTCGGTGAACGAGCCGGGGTCGAGCAGCAAGTCGAGACGCTCACGCGCCGTGAGCTTCCCCTTGCGGTGCTGCTGGGCGACACGGGCCTCGCCGCCGCCAACTTCCGCCTGGGCCTGCCGGTGGTGCAGGTCGTCGAGGCGCGTCCGGATGTTCGTCATGTACAGGGAAGTCTATCGCAGGAGCGGGCGGCGGCAAACGCCCCGCGCGCCACAGGAACGGAAAGGGCGGCCCGAATGGGGGCCGCCCCGACCTGCACGATGGGCGAACCGGGCCGGGGTCAGCGCCGGCGGCGGCGGCCCGCTGCGCCGAGCCCGACAAGCCCCATCGCCATGAGCGACATCGTCGCGGGTTCCGGCGTCTCTTCCTGCGGGAAACTCGGATCGTCCTCGATGTCGTTGGCCTGATCAAGGTCCTGCTGGAACTTCACTCGGCCCTCGAACGGCGTATCGGCGCCGAACGCGACGACCAGCGCGCCGTAGAGATCGCCGACCGGCGCATTGCCGCTGACGCCGACCGGGTTGTAGTACGTCGCAAGGGTGTTCCAGTGATCGGTGGTATCGGAGTAGCAGATGCCAAGAAAGACACCGCCGCAGTAATTGAACTGTTGGCCGTAGCTGCTGCCCAGGGTGCCGACGGTCGGGAAATTGTCGACATCAAACACGGCGTTGCCGGCCAGCGCGTCGATTCCGAAACTTTGCAGGTCCTTGTCGGTGACCAGCGACCACAGGGAGAAATACGCCTGATCGCTTCCGTGCGCCGTGAGCGAAAAATCCGAACCGACAACACCCCAAGTGCCGGATCCGAGCGACGCCCAGGTGCCCGATCCTCCGGTGCCATCGGAGAAGGTCCAGTCGACGGTCATGCCACCGACCTGCTTGAACTGCGTCAGGAATCCGGGGAGCGAGCCGACATTCACCGGCGAATCGCCGTTGGTGGTCACGTTCTGTGCGGTCAGTGGCGTGGTGATCGCCACGGCGCCCAGCGCGATCGCGGTGATTGGCGCGAACAGCTTCATGGTCGGCTCCGGAGGTCTGCGATGATGAGTGCGTTGCCGCGGGTAGTCTGCGACACATCGATCAAACGCAGGATCCGGACCATCCTGTCACCCCCTGTCATCAACTGTCGATGTGGCGAAATCACTGGATTTGGGCGCGAATGTCGCTGGATTGTTTGACTCTGCAACCCAAAGGCAGCAGTGCAATGCGGCGGCGATGCTACGGCCACTGTCGCGGAAGGGCGGCACAAACTCCATTGATCGATCAATACAATCGGCCCGCCGGGATCGACGATCGATGGCGAACACGACAAGGGCCGGTTCGTGCAGAACCGGCCCTTCCCGCAATACGCCGCGCGAACTACTCGATCGGTTTGTTCGCCAGCTCCTTGTACTGCTCGTACCCTTCGGTGTCATCGTCTTCCGGCGGCGGCACCGGCGTCACCGGAATCGAGCCTGGCTCCGGAATGCCGTCGGCCGGGTAATCGATGATCGCGACGACGACGCGATGATGAATCGGGTCGACCTCGAGGATCTTGGTGATCACCTGCTGGCCGGTGACGACAGCGTCTTCGGGATTCTGGTCGGTCCCGATCCCCATCTGCGACACCGGGGCGAAGCCTTCGATGTCGTTGCCGAGATCGAGGACAATCCCCTTGTCGACTGGACGGAGGACGGTGCCGCGCAACTCGGTTCCGACCGGAAGGCGCTCGCCGATCGTGAGCCACGGATCCTCGGTCGCCTGCTTGAGTCCGAGCGAAATCCGCTTGTTCTCGGCATCGATGTTGAGGATCACGACATCGACCGAGTCGCCCTTCTTCACAACTTCCGACGGATGCTGGACTCGCTTGGTCCATGACATGTCGGAGATGTGAATCAGTCCATCGATTCCCGGCTCGATTTCGACGAAGGCGCCGAACGAGGTGAGGTTGCGCACCTTGCCGCTGAGGCGGGTTCCGACCGGATACTTGAGCGGGAGGATCATCCACGGATCCTGCTCGGTCTGCTTCATGCCGAGCGAGATCTTCTCCTCGCTCTCGTCGACCTTCAGCACCACGGCGTCGATCGTTTCACCGATCGAGACGATCTTGCTCGGGTGCCGCACATTGCGCGTCCAGCTCATCTCGCTGATGTGCACCAGCCCTTCGATCCCCGGTTCGAGTTCGACGAAGGCGCCGTAGTTGGTGATCGAGACCACTTTCCCCTGCACGCGCGATCCGACCGGATACTTCTCCGCCACGTTCTGCCAGGGATACGACTGCAGCTGCTTCATGCCGAGCGAGATCCGCTCGCGCTGCCAGTCGATGTCGAGGATCTTCACCTCGACTTCCTTGCCGATGGCGACCAGCTCGCTCGGGTGCGAGACGCGCCCGTAGGACATGTCGGTGATGTGCAGCAGGCCGTCGACGCCGCCGAGATCGATGAATGCACCGAAATCGGTGATGTTCTTGACGATGCCCTTCCGCACCTGACCGACTTCGAGCTCCTTCATCAGGTGCTCGCGCTTGTGCGCGCGTTCGTTCTCGAGAATCACGCGGCGCGAGACGACGATGTTGCGGCGCCGCTTGTTGAGCTTGATGATCTTGAACTCGTAGGTCTGGCCGAGGAGTTCGTCGATGTTCGGGACACGACGGAGCGCGATCTGCGATCCCGGCAGGAATGCGTCGACACCCATGAGGTTCACGACGACACCACCCTTGATCTTCTTCATCAAGGTGCCTTCGACC
Encoded here:
- a CDS encoding PEP-CTERM sorting domain-containing protein, whose amino-acid sequence is MKLFAPITAIALGAVAITTPLTAQNVTTNGDSPVNVGSLPGFLTQFKQVGGMTVDWTFSDGTGGSGTWASLGSGTWGVVGSDFSLTAHGSDQAYFSLWSLVTDKDLQSFGIDALAGNAVFDVDNFPTVGTLGSSYGQQFNYCGGVFLGICYSDTTDHWNTLATYYNPVGVSGNAPVGDLYGALVVAFGADTPFEGRVKFQQDLDQANDIEDDPSFPQEETPEPATMSLMAMGLVGLGAAGRRRRR
- a CDS encoding 30S ribosomal protein S1 — its product is MPVSTDTISPSHLETATGLRVRADLYDEDYSDSEYQDMLALYEGTMSQIVEGEIVKSKVLRITDNAVILDVGFKSEGSVPLDEFKDPQNLQVGDEVEVFLEHLEDQEGAVVLSKKKADFMRVWEKIRQAHESDQPVEGTLMKKIKGGVVVNLMGVDAFLPGSQIALRRVPNIDELLGQTYEFKIIKLNKRRRNIVVSRRVILENERAHKREHLMKELEVGQVRKGIVKNITDFGAFIDLGGVDGLLHITDMSYGRVSHPSELVAIGKEVEVKILDIDWQRERISLGMKQLQSYPWQNVAEKYPVGSRVQGKVVSITNYGAFVELEPGIEGLVHISEMSWTRNVRHPSKIVSIGETIDAVVLKVDESEEKISLGMKQTEQDPWMILPLKYPVGTRLSGKVRNLTSFGAFVEIEPGIDGLIHISDMSWTKRVQHPSEVVKKGDSVDVVILNIDAENKRISLGLKQATEDPWLTIGERLPVGTELRGTVLRPVDKGIVLDLGNDIEGFAPVSQMGIGTDQNPEDAVVTGQQVITKILEVDPIHHRVVVAIIDYPADGIPEPGSIPVTPVPPPEDDDTEGYEQYKELANKPIE